Sequence from the Anaerobranca gottschalkii DSM 13577 genome:
TAGGGCTCCTCCGAACCCTGCACCACCATGGCCTTTAAAATGGCTCATTACTATAAATTGAGGGAACTTACTAAATTCCTTCCCGATTTTACACTTCTTAATATATTCTTTGTCAATTGGAACTTCATAGTAGTCTGTACCGATATCTCCATCTGCTATTATTATCGGGATTTGGGTAAAACCATGTTTTTTTGCAGTTTCTATGTGTTGTTCCTTAGTAGTTCTCGCACCTCTATATAAAACATTGGTTTCGATATAGTAGGGAGATACCCCAGTTTCTTTTAGGTAGTGAATAATCTCATCATAGCAAATTGCCGGTATAAAGGTTTTATTGCCCTTTTCTCCAAAGTGAACTTTTATAGGAACTTCTTTTGTGAATTGATGTTTGGTTTCCCTTATGACTTCCTTTAATAACCTCAGAGCATCTCGCCCTAGCTGCTGATAATCTGTTCCAGTATTTTTTATATAATAGACTTTATTCATAAAAAATTACCTCCTAAGTTATTATTTTAATAATACCCCACTTAGTATTTACCAAGTGGGGTTTTTCCTATTGTTATCCCTTAATAATATTATCAAATTTAATCATAGCTATATTAGATAAATTTACATTAAGGACATCTTCTCCGGTGATGATTCCGTTGTGGGGATGATACAAAGGGATACATGGGACATCTTCAGAGAGTATTTGTTGAATTTCCTTATAATATTCCAACCTTCTCATGGGATTAGTCGTTTCTTTAGCCAGTTTTAGCAACTTATCTAAATAATCATTTTCATAACCACATAAATTTGAAGTACTTCCTGTGACAAATAGTGGCTCAATAAATGAAGAAGGTTCCATAGCATCTGCATACCAACCATAAAAGAAAATATCATAACCCTTTTGTAGTTTTGTGGATCTATATTCTTCATTTGATACATTAGTGTATTTACATGTTAAGCCTAGTGCCTTTAGATCTTCTTCGATAAATTTTAGTACAGGATGGGTCTTCGGTCCACAAAGGATATTAACAGGTCTACTTAAATTCACCTTTTCTTTCCTTAAAATTTCTTTAGCTTTTTCAGGATTATATTCATAACCTCTAACATGGTCAGTAGGAATTAACCCGGAAGGAACTACACATTTTGCTATAGAGCCTAACCCACCTGTCAATTCATCAATTATCCTCTTTTTGTTAATTGCATAATTAAAGGCTTTCCTTACTGCTTTTTTAGTAAAAGGAGAGTCGGTATTTTTAATTTTAAAACCAATAAAGATAGTTCCTAAAAGTTCATAACTTTTAAGTCTATTGTAATATGGTGTTTCTTTGATTTCTTCTAACTCTTTTTTGTTAGATACTATGAAGAAATCATATTTTTTATTTTTAAAACTTTCTAAGGGATTATCATCTTTTTTTACTACATTTATGTAATCACAATAGGGTTTTCCACCAAAATAATTATCAAAGGCTTTAAGTTTATAACCTTGTTCATTGACCTCTTCTATCATATAAGCTCCACAGCCTATGAATCTTCCCCGTTCTACTTCTTCAGGATCCATCACAGCAAAACAAGGTTGGGATAAAAACAGCAAAAATCCACTAAAAGGAAAAGAAAGCTTAATTGATAAACTGTAATCCCCTAGTACCTTAATTCCCTTAACTTCCTGAGCTTTTCCTTCCATGAATTCTTTAGCACCTTCTATGTAATCAATAAACCAGGTGTTAGGGGAGTTGAGCTTTGGTGATAATACCCTTTCTAAAGAGTATTTGATGTGCTTTGCATAGATTTTTTTCCCATTATGGAAAGTAGCATTATTTCTAATATTAAATACCCAAGTTAAATTATCATCTTCAACATACCAGTTTTTAGCTAAAGCGGGTAATACATCTCCACTTTCACTGGTTGTAAGTAAACCGGCATGAATATTTGATAAAAATCTTACATCTTCTATACTGTTATTAATAGCTGGATCTAAACTAGGCAAAGAACCTCCAAAGTAAAATGTCAGGTTAATAGGTTCTTTTTCAACATCGGCAGTTTCTTTAATTAATTCCTTTGTCATTCCGTCTAATAAAAGAGCAACTTGACCTAAAGCCGTTAATGCTGCTTTAGTAAACTGGGTATTCATTAAAGCACTTTCCACCATTGACATTGCCTTTTCGGAGATCTTTGTCATATTATCTGTTGACATTAGTATTGCCTCTAGGCCACTGCTTTGCTCATTAATCGAACTATTTATTTCTTTCATACTGGCAATTAACTGATTTATAGATGATTGAATTTTGTTAAAAGATGTATTGGATTTTTCCGCTATCTGTGAACCCTCAATTATTTTTTCGTTACTCTTTTCAATAGCAGCAACTGTCTTTGTTACATTTAAATTGATATTCTCAATAATTTTTGAAATATCATCGGCAGATTTTGCACTTCTATCGGCTAAGACTTTAACCTCTTTAGCAACTACGGCAAATCCTAACCCAGCTTCTCCAGCTCTAGCTGCTTCTATCGCTGCATTTAATGATAATAAATTGGTTTGATCGGCAATCCC
This genomic interval carries:
- a CDS encoding ABC transporter substrate-binding protein: MFKLWMKKRKDEELARINTEEHIKGQEKLVKLKQNEENLLHNLDVRIKDSQNQTENLISIIEAISKRVEEQVKYINHVVDEITNYSAMAEELAASSDTSYQTAKDTLDVIEEGSKAVHNTLEAMEEIKKSITSVMNEITELKSAAAQIDSILGIIKGIADQTNLLSLNAAIEAARAGEAGLGFAVVAKEVKVLADRSAKSADDISKIIENINLNVTKTVAAIEKSNEKIIEGSQIAEKSNTSFNKIQSSINQLIASMKEINSSINEQSSGLEAILMSTDNMTKISEKAMSMVESALMNTQFTKAALTALGQVALLLDGMTKELIKETADVEKEPINLTFYFGGSLPSLDPAINNSIEDVRFLSNIHAGLLTTSESGDVLPALAKNWYVEDDNLTWVFNIRNNATFHNGKKIYAKHIKYSLERVLSPKLNSPNTWFIDYIEGAKEFMEGKAQEVKGIKVLGDYSLSIKLSFPFSGFLLFLSQPCFAVMDPEEVERGRFIGCGAYMIEEVNEQGYKLKAFDNYFGGKPYCDYINVVKKDDNPLESFKNKKYDFFIVSNKKELEEIKETPYYNRLKSYELLGTIFIGFKIKNTDSPFTKKAVRKAFNYAINKKRIIDELTGGLGSIAKCVVPSGLIPTDHVRGYEYNPEKAKEILRKEKVNLSRPVNILCGPKTHPVLKFIEEDLKALGLTCKYTNVSNEEYRSTKLQKGYDIFFYGWYADAMEPSSFIEPLFVTGSTSNLCGYENDYLDKLLKLAKETTNPMRRLEYYKEIQQILSEDVPCIPLYHPHNGIITGEDVLNVNLSNIAMIKFDNIIKG